A genomic segment from Dermatobacter hominis encodes:
- a CDS encoding MarR family winged helix-turn-helix transcriptional regulator — MTDRPLSERDYRALARFRHALRVFLRFSEDAARSAGITPAQHQLLLAIKGWGGDGDPTIADLAEVLQLRHHSTVELVQRAAAAGLVATAPDPADHRRQLATITDRGEELLAALSLQHRDELRSFRSQMNDVLGQLD; from the coding sequence GTGACCGACCGGCCGCTCTCCGAACGCGACTACCGGGCGCTGGCCAGGTTCCGCCACGCGCTGCGGGTGTTCCTCCGCTTCTCCGAGGACGCGGCCCGATCGGCGGGGATCACGCCGGCGCAGCACCAGCTCCTCCTCGCGATCAAGGGGTGGGGGGGCGACGGCGACCCGACGATCGCCGACCTGGCCGAGGTGCTGCAGCTCCGCCACCACTCGACGGTCGAGCTGGTCCAGCGCGCCGCGGCCGCCGGCCTGGTCGCCACCGCGCCGGACCCGGCGGACCACCGGCGCCAGCTCGCCACGATCACCGATCGCGGCGAGGAGCTGCTGGCCGCCCTGTCGCTCCAGCACCGCGACGAGCTGCGCAGCTTCCGGAGCCAGATGAACGACGTGCTCGGCCAGCTCGACTGA
- a CDS encoding MFS transporter produces the protein MAMFVLVVDTSLMNVSIAAVIRDLDTTASGVQAAIALEALVSAAFILINSKVGDLIGRRRAYVIGLCAYATGAMAMVLAQGLTAIIVFWAIVGGLGASLLLPAMQSLIHGNFTGPAQRQAYALVGASAAIAAAVGPLLGGFVTTYLSWRVGFALEVVIIAVVLSQIGLIHDVPFTGDRSIDVPGAVLSVLGMGGVVLGILLWQEGAEAVGITLAVGAASLAGLAMWLVRARRSDRPALIDPDLFRHPNFTAGVTGQMLQQITLGGAMIALPLFLQMTLEYDAMKAGLSLAPLSLSMFGAALLAGRRAGDRRPASIIRIGFVTTVVGLGAIIPLVPRIDSGWWLVLPLVVAGTGLGLLVSQLNAYTLAPVEEDRVSEAAGVNSAAGNFGLSFGLAFAGGIMLATLSFAFTDMVVGNDAIPAREQQLIAEALEHDAEVMSRTQLDALITDQPPAVEEEVLTINDDARDISLQVALLVPVLAALLGTVNSFRMVRLPDVRPSADLGGLDLG, from the coding sequence ATGGCCATGTTCGTGCTGGTCGTCGACACCTCGCTGATGAACGTGTCGATCGCCGCGGTGATCCGCGACCTCGACACGACGGCGAGCGGGGTGCAGGCCGCGATCGCACTCGAAGCCCTTGTCTCCGCGGCGTTCATCCTCATCAACAGCAAGGTCGGCGACCTGATCGGCCGCAGGCGGGCCTACGTGATCGGGCTGTGCGCGTACGCGACCGGCGCGATGGCCATGGTGCTGGCGCAGGGCCTCACGGCGATCATCGTGTTCTGGGCGATCGTCGGCGGCCTCGGTGCATCGCTGCTGCTGCCGGCCATGCAGTCCCTGATCCACGGCAACTTCACCGGCCCGGCCCAGCGGCAGGCCTATGCGCTCGTCGGCGCGTCCGCCGCCATCGCCGCGGCGGTCGGGCCGCTCCTCGGGGGCTTCGTCACCACGTACCTGTCGTGGCGGGTCGGCTTCGCGCTTGAGGTCGTGATCATCGCCGTGGTGCTCAGCCAGATCGGCCTGATCCACGACGTCCCCTTCACCGGCGACCGCAGCATCGACGTGCCCGGTGCGGTCCTGTCGGTGCTCGGGATGGGCGGGGTCGTGCTCGGCATCCTCCTGTGGCAGGAGGGGGCCGAGGCGGTCGGCATCACGCTCGCGGTCGGCGCGGCCTCGCTCGCCGGCCTCGCGATGTGGCTGGTGCGGGCCCGGCGCAGCGACCGTCCGGCGCTGATCGACCCCGACCTGTTCCGCCACCCGAACTTCACCGCCGGCGTCACCGGTCAGATGCTGCAGCAGATCACGTTGGGCGGCGCCATGATCGCCCTGCCGCTCTTCCTGCAGATGACGCTCGAGTACGACGCCATGAAGGCCGGGCTGTCGCTGGCGCCGCTGTCGCTGAGCATGTTCGGCGCCGCGCTCCTCGCCGGGCGTCGGGCCGGCGATCGACGCCCGGCGAGCATCATCCGCATCGGCTTCGTGACCACCGTCGTCGGGCTCGGGGCGATCATCCCGCTCGTGCCGAGGATCGACAGCGGGTGGTGGCTCGTGCTCCCGCTCGTGGTGGCGGGCACCGGGCTGGGCCTGCTGGTGTCGCAGCTGAACGCCTACACGCTCGCCCCGGTCGAGGAGGACCGGGTGAGCGAGGCGGCCGGGGTGAACTCGGCAGCCGGCAACTTCGGCCTCTCGTTCGGCCTGGCCTTCGCCGGAGGGATCATGCTCGCAACGCTGTCCTTCGCGTTCACCGACATGGTCGTGGGCAACGACGCCATCCCTGCCCGCGAGCAGCAGCTCATCGCCGAGGCGCTCGAGCACGACGCCGAGGTGATGAGCCGCACGCAGCTCGACGCGCTCATCACCGACCAGCCGCCCGCGGTGGAGGAGGAGGTCCTGACGATCAACGACGACGCCCGCGACATCTCGCTGCAGGTCGCGCTGCTCGTGCCGGTGCTCGCCGCGCTGCTCGGGACCGTCAACTCGTTCCGCATGGTCCGCCTGCCCGACGTCAGGCCTTCGGCCGACCTCGGCGGTCTCGACCTCGGCTAG
- a CDS encoding PulJ/GspJ family protein has translation MLGSRRPRGAAGITLIEVLIGIVIVGLIAVAISAISLTAVITIKDDSQERQQEATTAQWSSLTFARDVQGASSLVSACGSGGTHLLTLQASDSAEKVEYRSVPTGAGTFGLTRTVCGSSGRTVVGDLHIAPTVTCAQADGTAVACAPGTAPRRITLAISRTSAFAFELDGARRLTDGNSTAPPLEVPTFVSLGGDTPFEAGGTSQLQVVGNALINRPTSGAAAVRLSGGPASPGNPASYRLRVSGDFELQTGATCDGCPTRSDKQPGTYQTRLLDPLRFLPVPDQSTMSTRTNCPVQSGVRICEPGIYPTEFPPAVGGGGVKDFKLLPGIYVLQAGMKVTNGSVVGSDVLIYNETGNVKVTGADIDLRPPSTGTYSGILFFQARSNSQVFEIVGNAQLASLTGTIYAPSSTNVVLGGGGGELRVGRVIGQNLETSGGGTVIVDGS, from the coding sequence ATGCTGGGGAGCAGAAGGCCGCGGGGCGCGGCCGGGATCACGCTGATCGAGGTCCTGATCGGGATCGTGATCGTCGGCCTGATCGCGGTCGCCATCTCCGCCATCAGCCTGACCGCGGTCATCACGATCAAGGACGACTCCCAGGAGCGCCAGCAGGAGGCCACGACCGCCCAGTGGTCCTCGCTCACCTTCGCTCGTGACGTCCAAGGGGCGTCGTCGTTGGTGTCCGCGTGCGGATCGGGCGGGACCCACCTGCTCACGCTCCAGGCGTCGGACAGCGCGGAGAAGGTCGAGTACCGCAGCGTGCCGACCGGAGCCGGCACGTTCGGGCTGACCCGCACGGTGTGCGGGTCGTCGGGCCGGACGGTCGTGGGCGACCTCCACATCGCGCCCACCGTCACCTGCGCCCAGGCGGACGGCACCGCCGTCGCCTGCGCCCCGGGCACGGCCCCGCGGCGCATCACCCTCGCCATCTCCCGGACCTCGGCGTTCGCGTTCGAGCTCGACGGCGCACGGCGCCTCACCGACGGCAACAGCACCGCTCCCCCGCTCGAGGTGCCGACGTTCGTCTCGCTCGGCGGCGACACGCCGTTCGAGGCCGGCGGCACTAGCCAGCTGCAGGTCGTCGGCAACGCCCTGATCAACCGCCCGACCTCGGGCGCGGCGGCGGTCCGCCTGTCGGGCGGTCCCGCCAGCCCCGGCAACCCCGCGTCGTACCGACTGCGGGTCTCGGGCGACTTCGAGCTGCAGACCGGCGCCACGTGCGACGGGTGCCCGACCCGTTCGGACAAGCAGCCCGGCACCTACCAGACCCGGCTGCTCGACCCGCTGCGGTTCCTGCCGGTCCCCGACCAGTCGACGATGTCCACCAGGACCAACTGCCCGGTGCAGAGCGGCGTGCGCATCTGCGAGCCGGGCATCTACCCGACCGAGTTCCCGCCCGCGGTCGGCGGCGGCGGCGTCAAGGACTTCAAGCTCCTCCCCGGCATCTACGTGCTGCAAGCCGGGATGAAGGTGACCAACGGGTCGGTCGTCGGCTCCGACGTGCTCATCTACAACGAGACGGGCAACGTCAAGGTCACGGGGGCCGACATCGATCTGCGACCTCCCAGCACCGGCACCTACAGCGGGATCCTGTTCTTCCAGGCCCGGAGCAACTCCCAGGTGTTCGAGATCGTCGGCAACGCGCAGCTCGCCTCGCTGACCGGGACGATCTACGCGCCGAGCTCGACGAACGTCGTGCTCGGCGGAGGCGGCGGCGAGCTGCGCGTCGGGCGCGTGATCGGCCAGAACCTCGAGACCTCGGGCGGAGGGACGGTGATCGTCGATGGCAGCTGA
- a CDS encoding type IV pilus modification PilV family protein, giving the protein MAADVPRRRSQRGESLIESLIAIVVLSLVVGAAYAGLRTALRVSSQHKETAVAETMLRTAAERLQDPASAYVPRAGCGGVPTYGGLPTRPGYKPIEVTVRFWNKPSTVTVPSLDVDFAEAGSCPATDPGLQAIVLSVETPSGHVERLEIVKRAS; this is encoded by the coding sequence ATGGCAGCTGACGTCCCACGCCGGCGCTCCCAGCGCGGCGAATCGCTGATCGAGTCGCTCATCGCCATCGTCGTCCTGTCGCTCGTGGTCGGCGCCGCGTACGCCGGACTGCGGACGGCGCTGCGGGTCAGCTCCCAGCACAAGGAGACCGCCGTCGCCGAGACGATGCTCCGCACGGCGGCCGAGCGCCTGCAGGACCCGGCCTCCGCCTACGTGCCACGAGCCGGGTGCGGCGGCGTGCCCACCTACGGCGGGCTCCCGACGCGCCCGGGATACAAGCCGATCGAGGTGACGGTGCGGTTCTGGAACAAGCCGTCGACCGTGACCGTGCCCTCGCTCGACGTGGACTTCGCGGAGGCAGGGTCGTGCCCGGCGACCGACCCCGGTCTCCAGGCGATCGTGCTCAGCGTCGAGACGCCGTCCGGCCACGTCGAGCGGCTCGAGATCGTGAAGCGGGCGTCGTGA